GGTCCTTCAATGTAGTTGTTGAAGGACGAGTCGTTGCTGCCCGCTCGCTCGCCGATGTGATCCCTGTTTCCGTCCGTGTAGCTCTGAAGCTTGCCGAAGGTGCTCAGCGCGAGATCGGAGTCGATGAAGAGCCTCGTGAGGAAAGGGACCTGGACGTCCCGCGTGACGATGTAGAGGGCAAGGGCGTCGTTGGTGCCCGCGATCACTGTCCCGAGGATGCTCATCTGCTTCTGTCCCACTCCGGTCAACCCGCAGACGAATCCTCCCGCCGCTCCAAAGGACTGGTTGTAGAAGGCATAAGGAACGTGAAGCACCTTGGGCTCGAATTCCTTGCCCTTTTCCGTCATGACGACCTGACCCCGTGCGGGAATGGTGAGAAGGAGGAAAAGAACGACGATGAGGAGGAACAGAAACGCGCGGGGATGCGCACACCCCTTCCACGACGTATACGACATAGAACAGACTCCTTGTTGTTGGTATAATGCAGGTGTTCCGCGAGGGGTCCCCCGCAGTCTCGCCGCTTCATTCTCCTGCAATTTCACCAAATTTGCAAGCACAAACAACGGACAGGCTCAGCGGATCCGAAGGACTCGCGAGGTGACCCGCGGCGTCCCGCCTCATTTCTTGTCCTGCGATCTCCGGAATGATTCGCCCAGGCGACGCAGGCCGTCAGAACAATCACCTTTCGGCAGACAGGCTTCAATAAGAACGAACCTGTCCTTTTCTCTCGCGGCGACGCTCATGGCCTCGGCCAGTTCCTCCTCTGTGGACACCCTGAAACCGATGGCGCCGGACCAGTCGCCAAGCACCCCGGGAAGCCTGGAATACTGCCACATCTGGATATCGTTGTAAGGGCCGTCCTCATGGAGGAGACGTTCGACGAGATAGCCGTCGTTGTTGATGAGGACTATAACGGCGGGGCAGCGTCTTCGGATGAGCGTCGAGACCTCCTGTGCAGTCATCTGGAAGGCGCCGTCTCCGGTGAGAACGACGGGGCGTTTTTCCGGACGCGCCATGGCGACACCCAGGGCGGCAGGCGTGCAGTAGCCAATGGAGGAATAGTAGTTCTGGACGATGAAGTTCTCTGCCTCCTCGATATGGAACTCCGGCGCCGCACAGAAGGCATCGCCCGGCTCCGACAGGAGGACCATCCCGTCGTCGAGGAGATCATCGAGGCATTCGTAAAGCCGCGACGCTGTCAGGGCCTGCGACGGCTCCGCCACGAAGGGTTTCCGGGGGTGGAGGGCCTCGGCCGGATGAGAGCTCAGGAACGAGCGGGGGCGGGCCGCAAGTGTCAGCGTGCGGATGAGGTCCTTCAATTGGATCTGGTGATAGTAATGGTTGCCGATCCGGACCTCACCCCTCTCAGCAAAGACCATGCGGCGATGGTCGAGGTTCATGCTGAAAAGGCCCGTGTCGAGGTCCGTTATCCAGGCACCGAGAGAAAGGAGACAATCGGACGACTCCACCTGCCCGCGGACGACCTGCCGGCTCCATCCTCCCTGATAGATGCCCGCGAACTGGGGATGGAGCTCGGGGAGGACCGATTTGCTGCTCAGCATGGTGGCGAAGGGTATCTCCGCAGTTTCGACAAGACGAAGGGCGTCGGCCCCGAGACCGAAACGGAGTAATTCCACGCCGGCCAGCATCAAGGGATGATCGGCGTTGTCGAGCATCTCCACGATCTCCGACACGCACTCCGTCAGACTATCCTCGTCCGAGACAGGGGGTGTCGCGCCGGGGAAAATGCCCGGGGCCCGGCAGGGGGCGTGCGTGATGTCCGCGGGGACCTCCAGGTAGACGGGCAGCTTTCGGCTAACACAGTTGCCAAGGACCCGGTCTATCTCATCGGGAGCGGTGTTTGGGTTAGTCAGTATGGCCGCGTCGGCCGTGATCTTCCTGTATATCTCCAGCTGGAGGTAGTAATTGGAGACGAGGTGATGAACGAGGGCGCCCGACTCCCTGCGCCCCGCCGGCGGGGCCCCGCTGATGATGACGAGGGGCACATGCTCCGCGAAGGCCCCCGCTGCGGCGT
Above is a genomic segment from Syntrophorhabdus sp. containing:
- a CDS encoding alpha-keto acid decarboxylase family protein; translation: MNENYTVSRYILSRLQEIGVKHLFGVPGDYVLDFLDAVVDSPIEWVGTCNELNAGYAADGYARMNGVGAAVVTYGVGGLSILNAAAGAFAEHVPLVIISGAPPAGRRESGALVHHLVSNYYLQLEIYRKITADAAILTNPNTAPDEIDRVLGNCVSRKLPVYLEVPADITHAPCRAPGIFPGATPPVSDEDSLTECVSEIVEMLDNADHPLMLAGVELLRFGLGADALRLVETAEIPFATMLSSKSVLPELHPQFAGIYQGGWSRQVVRGQVESSDCLLSLGAWITDLDTGLFSMNLDHRRMVFAERGEVRIGNHYYHQIQLKDLIRTLTLAARPRSFLSSHPAEALHPRKPFVAEPSQALTASRLYECLDDLLDDGMVLLSEPGDAFCAAPEFHIEEAENFIVQNYYSSIGYCTPAALGVAMARPEKRPVVLTGDGAFQMTAQEVSTLIRRRCPAVIVLINNDGYLVERLLHEDGPYNDIQMWQYSRLPGVLGDWSGAIGFRVSTEEELAEAMSVAAREKDRFVLIEACLPKGDCSDGLRRLGESFRRSQDKK